The Saccharothrix violaceirubra genome segment GCGGTACAGCGGGTTCACGCGGGTGTCCCGCAGGTCCGTCAACCGGTACGGGCTGCCCAGCGTCACGACCTGGCGCACCAGCTCGGGGCGTTCCCGGGCGAGTTCGCGGGCGAAGATCCCGCCGAGGCTCCAGCCCACGAGGCTGACCGGCGCCCGTGCCGCCAACCGGCCGAGCAGCTCGCGCATCCCACGCAACGCCGGCTCCGACGGCCCCAGGTTCCAGCCCAGGCCCCAGCCGTGCACGTCGTACCCGAGGCCGACCAGGAACCTGCGCAGCACGGTCGTCGTCAGGTCCGTGCCGGCCAGGCCGGGCAGCACGAGCACCGTGTGGCCGTCGCCGGTGGGCGCGGACCGCAGCAGGGCGCGGGTCGTGGCGAACCTGCCGAGGTCCACCACCGCGCGCGTCGGCTCGGTGAGGTACCAGATCAGGTGCGGCGCGGTCATGGCGTTCACCCCGCTCCACGTCGAGCGTGTGGGACTCCTCCATGATGTGCCCGGCCGGGTGAAACCGCCAGCATCCCCGCGCCGGCGCGGTCGCGGAAGCACGTCCCACATCCTGGGGGCACTTGGCCGCCCGCCGGGCGGGTGCCAGCATCGGATCCCGTGTCGTCCCAGGCAAGCGGGCTCAGCACGCGCCGCCACGTCGATCTCCGACGGCAGGCGGGCGCGCTCTGCACGTCGTGCCCGTGAACCGTCCACACCGGACCGTCCGAAGGGACCGCGATGTCTCGGCCACGTCGAGCGACGACCGCCTCCACCGTCCTGCGTTCGGTGCTGGACAACGGACCCGTCGCGCGCAGCACCATCGCCCGCCTCACCGGGCTCAGCGCCGCCGCCGTGACCCGGCAGTACGCCGAACTCGCCGACCTCGGTCTGTTACGCGAGGTCGCCGAGCCCCGGGTGCCGCGCGCGACGGTCGGCCGTCCGCACGTGCCCGTGGACATCGACATCGACCGGTTCGTCTGCTACGGCCTGCACATCGCCTACACGCACGTGACGTTGGCGTTGGTCGACCTGCGCGGCCGGGTGTTGCGCCAGGAGTGCGTGCCCCACGAGGGCACGTCGCCCGAGGCCGTGCTCGGCGGCGTGCTGCGGCGGTTCCCGCTGTTCCGGGAGCGGTGCGCCGACGGCCGCACGCCGCTGGGGTTCGGCGTGGCCACCGGAGGTCGGGTCGACCCCGAACGCGGCGTGGTCGTGCGGCACAGCCAGCTCGACTGGCGGGACGTGCCGGTGCGCGACGCGTTGCGACCGCTCGGCCTGCCCGTGCACGTGGAGAACCACACCCGCGCGTTGGCGCGGGCCGAACGGCTCTTCGGCGACCACGGCGACCGCAGCAGTCTCGTGCACCTGTTCGTGGGCAACGTCGTGGACGCGTCGATCGTGACCGGCGGCAGCGTGCACCAGGGACCGGGGTCGGCGGCCGGGGAGCTGGCGCACCTGCGGTTGGACGGCAGCACGGCCGAGTGCCCGTGCGGGCGGCGCGGCTGCCTCCAGGCCACGGTGTCCGACCGCGCGGTCGCCGAGCGGGCGGTCCGGGCCGGGCTCATCCCCGAGCCGTCCCTGCCGACGTTGATCGACCTGGCGATCGCGGGCGACCCGCGGGCGGTGGACCTGCTGCTCGACCGGGCCCGGCACGTGGGGCGGGCGGCCGGGCTGCTGCTGGACCTGATCAACCCCGAGGTGCTCGTGCTGACGGAGGCGGGCTCGATCGTCCTGCCGGACGAGTG includes the following:
- a CDS encoding esterase/lipase family protein, translating into MTAPHLIWYLTEPTRAVVDLGRFATTRALLRSAPTGDGHTVLVLPGLAGTDLTTTVLRRFLVGLGYDVHGWGLGWNLGPSEPALRGMRELLGRLAARAPVSLVGWSLGGIFARELARERPELVRQVVTLGSPYRLTDLRDTRVNPLYRFLARLSSAVVAPPPAEAGRPPFPVPATSLYSKSDGIVPWRSCREEPGGHGESVEVVCSHLGYAHNPAVLWAVADRLAQPAGGWRPFVPPAGLAGMYPR
- a CDS encoding putative leader peptide; the protein is MSSQASGLSTRRHVDLRRQAGALCTSCP
- a CDS encoding ROK family protein, producing the protein MLDNGPVARSTIARLTGLSAAAVTRQYAELADLGLLREVAEPRVPRATVGRPHVPVDIDIDRFVCYGLHIAYTHVTLALVDLRGRVLRQECVPHEGTSPEAVLGGVLRRFPLFRERCADGRTPLGFGVATGGRVDPERGVVVRHSQLDWRDVPVRDALRPLGLPVHVENHTRALARAERLFGDHGDRSSLVHLFVGNVVDASIVTGGSVHQGPGSAAGELAHLRLDGSTAECPCGRRGCLQATVSDRAVAERAVRAGLIPEPSLPTLIDLAIAGDPRAVDLLLDRARHVGRAAGLLLDLINPEVLVLTEAGSIVLPDECLAEVRRQVGDRAGSVVATSFGPDVLAVAGGSVVLDAVYGSPHELCA